One Phoenix dactylifera cultivar Barhee BC4 unplaced genomic scaffold, palm_55x_up_171113_PBpolish2nd_filt_p 000455F, whole genome shotgun sequence DNA segment encodes these proteins:
- the LOC103706604 gene encoding putative pentatricopeptide repeat-containing protein At5g06400, mitochondrial produces the protein MRNFCRRFPFRSLPRENIPIPRHFLSHHSRFPARFNSSAKIPASSSSKDTCAKGPAPLSLYQRITELVAEENPTVDDKASSGNPVAENGRSSACQIARESESSLNAKEQAQAENSELEDVSLIVQRVTEIVRLEKSELRMGQRLDELDLPFSSEIVEKVLKRCFKVGHLALRFFSWVKLQPGFCHTTQTYNVMIYIAGEAEEFDLMEKLVDEMEEDLCAKDIKTWTTLISHYGKVKQIGKALSTFEAMRKSGCEPDAGVYKAILRALFNVRKAELSMEFYKEMVSKNMSVDASLYQLLMSCLARSGDVAAVRLVGDDMVMIAKLSDSEVYACILRSFCIAGRIEEARKLFEEIKKKNLLVDLKVFEVLVKGLCRASKTDDAIEIVNNMKQSLAIDGQVYGCLIDGFIRQGDVTKALQLLHDMRELGCLPMVSTYTQMIQYLFRSDEYGKACELYEEMLKDGIEPDIVAITAMVAGHVRHNQISEAWDAFKSMKKKGMKPTWKAYTVFIKELCKASKPNEAYKLLEEMLDSNMNATNGIYHLVISCLTRNGELEKARKVEQIWTSLKLQSLGNEMVFQSADHPSHHEEHKRSNCSFNQGINYIQKAEAYSEIDLKQVCRILSSSTSWNSILEVLERSMIHFTPKLVEAVLHSCQRHSGAALRFFSWVGKQSGYEHTAETYNMGIKLAGSAKDFEHMRNLYQEMRRRGCSITPNTWTIMIAQYGQAGLTEIALKTFKDMKSDGYQPNGSTYKYLILFLCGKKGRKVDEAIKLFQEMIHVGYMPDKEILGFYLSSLCESGKLMDAKGSVKTLCKRGFAKELGYSLLIKSLCRAGRVEEALILTEELDKVGCSIDQYIYGSLVHALLRQGRLDEALDKVERMKKAGLSQTVHIHTSLIVHFCKEKQIGKAVDIFKKMREDGCEPTIVTYSALIRGYMNMGMIADAWQIFRYMKVKGPFPDFETYSMFMTCLCKVGRSEDGLKLINEMLECGIIPSAVNFRTVFHGLNREGKQELAHSVLQTKWLLKRERMFLY, from the coding sequence ATGAGGAATTTTTGCCGACGATTCCCCTTTCGCTCCCTTCCCCGCGAGAACATTCCAATTCCCCGTCATTTCTTATCCCATCACTCTCGTTTCCCCGCCCGCTTCAACTCTTCTGCCAAAATCccagcttcttcttcttccaaagataCCTGCGCCAAAGGCCccgctcctctctccctctatcAACGGATCACAGAGCTCGTGGCAGAGGAGAACCCCACGGTCGATGACAAGGCCAGCAGCGGAAACCCGGTGGCGGAAAATGGTAGGTCAAGTGCTTGCCAGATTGCCCGAGAGAGTGAAAGCTCTCTAAATGCCAAGGAACAGGCGCAAGCGGAGAATTCAGAGTTAGAAGATGTTAGCCTGATAGTTCAGAGGGTTACGGAGATTGTACGGCTGGAAAAATCCGAACTTCGCATGGGGCAGCGCTTGGATGAGTTGGACCTGCCATTCAGCTCGGAGATTGTCgagaaagtgctgaagaggtgcTTCAAGGTGGGCCATTTGGCTCTTCGGTTCTTCAGCTGGGTCAAGCTGCAACCTGGGTTTTGCCACACGACACAGACTTATAATGTGATGATATATATAGCTGGTGAGGCTGAAGAGTTTGATCTCATGGAGAAATTGGTGGATGAAATGGAGGAGGATTTGTGTGCCAAGGACATCAAAACATGGACGACTCTAATCTCACACTATGGGAAGGTGAAACAGATAGGCAAAGCATTGAGCACCTTTGAGGCAATGAGGAAATCGGGTTGCGAACCAGATGCTGGGGTTTACAAGGCAATTCTTCGAGCTTTGTTTAATGTGAGGAAAGCCGAGCTATCAATGGAGTTTTACAAGGAAATGGTTTCTAAAAACATGTCGGTTGATGCGAGCCTATATCAATTGCTCATGAGTTGTTTAGCAAGATCAGGAGATGTAGCAGCAGTTCGGTTGGTCGGAGATGATATGGTTATGATTGCCAAGTTGTCGGATAGTGAGGTTTATGCTTGCATCTTGAGGAGTTTTTGTATTGCAGGAAGGATTGAAGAAGCCCGAAAACTATTTGAAGagatcaagaagaaaaatcTGCTTGTTGATCTGAAAGTCTTTGAAGTTTTGGTGAAGGGTTTGTGTAGAGCAAGCAAAACAGATGATGCTATTGAGATTGTCAACAATATGAAGCAAAGTTTGGCTATTGATGGTCAGGTTTATGGGTGTCTCATCGATGGGTTCATCAGACAAGGTGATGTTACAAAGGCCTTACAGCTGTTGCATGATATGAGAGAACTTGGCTGCTTGCCAATGGTCTCTACTTATACACAGATGATCCAATATCTCTTCAGGTCAGATGAATATGGAAAAGCCTGTGAACTCTATGAGGAGATGCTTAAAGATGGCATTGAACCAGATATTGTGGCAATCACTGCTATGGTTGCTGGCCATGTCAGGCACAACCAAATTTCTGAAGCATGGGATGCTTTTAAGAGCATGAAGAAGAAAGGAATGAAGCCCACTTGGAAAGCTTATACAGTGTTCATCAAAGAACTATGTAAGGCTTCAAAGCCTAATGAGGCTTACAAGCTTTTAGAAGAAATGTTGGATTCTAATATGAATGCAACTAATGGAATATATCACTTGGTTATATCTTGTCTAACTAGGAATGGTGAACTAGAGAAAGCTAGGAAAGTTGAGCAGATATGGACATCCTTGAAACTTCAAAGCCTAGGAAACGAAATGGTCTTCCAATCAGCTGATCATCCTTCTCACCATGAAGAGCATAAGAGATCGAATTGCTCATTCAACCAGGGCATAAATTATATTCAGAAAGCAGAGGCATACAGTGAGATTGATCTTAAACAAGTATGCAGAATTCTATCCTCCTCAACCAGCTGGAACTCAATCCTGGAAGTACTGGAGAGGAGCATGATTCATTTTACACCCAAATTGGTTGAGGCAGTTCTCCATAGTTGCCAAAGACACAGTGGTGCTGCTTTACGATTTTTTTCATGGGTAGGGAAACAGTCTGGTTATGAACACACTGCAGAGACCTACAACATGGGCATCAAACTTGCAGGAAGTGCAAAAGATTTCGAACACATGAGAAATCTCTATCAAGAAATGAGGAGAAGGGGTTGCTCTATAACCCCAAATACATGGACCATCATGATAGCGCAGTATGGTCAGGCAGGTCTGACAGAGATTGCTTTAAAGACTTTCAAAGATATGAAGAGCGATGGCTATCAGCCGAATGGCAGTACTTACAAATatctgattttgtttctctGTGGCAAGAAAGGTCGCAAGGTCGATGAAGCTATCAAATTGTTCCAAGAAATGATCCATGTAGGTTACATGCCAGACAAAGAAATATTGGGGTTTTATCTTTCTTCCTTATGTGAATCAGGAAAGTTAATGGATGCTAAAGGATCTGTTAAAACTCTATGTAAGAGAGGGTTTGCAAAAGAGCTTGGTTACTCATTGCTCATTAAGTCTCTTTGCAGAGCAGGGAGAGTAGAAGAAGCTCTTATATTGACAGAAGAGTTGGACAAAGTTGGGTGCAGCATAGATCAGTATATCTATGGAAGTCTTGTTCATGCCCTACTAAGACAGGGACGCTTGGATGAGGCCTTAGATAAGGTGGAGAGGATGAAAAAGGCAGGTCTTTCACAAACTGTCCACATACATACATCATTGATTGTTCATTTCTGTAAGGAGAAACAAATTGGAAAGGCTGTGGATATATTTAAGAAGATGAGAGAGGATGGCTGCGAGCCAACTATTGTTACTTATTCGGCATTGATTCGTGGGTATATGAATATGGGGATGATTGCAGATGCTTGGCAAATTTTTCGCTACATGAAAGTTAAGGGTCCATTTCCTGATTTTGAAACTTACTCAATGTTCATGACTTGTCTCTGCAAAGTAGGTAGGTCTGAAGACGGTCTCAAACTTATCAATGAAATGTTGGAATGTGGGATTATCCCTAGTGCAGTAAACTTTCGAACTGTGTTCCATGGTCTAAATAGAGAAGGTAAACAAGAGTTAGCTCATTCTGTTCTTCAAACTAAATGGCttttgaagagagagagaatgttTCTGTATTAA